One genomic segment of Deinococcus radiopugnans ATCC 19172 includes these proteins:
- a CDS encoding helix-turn-helix domain-containing protein, whose amino-acid sequence MFAAPIYGFECEMTTPQLQLGNVRTDPGIAAAQECGVKFGRQAGQRVKADRYEARVLKLRAEGKSYREIAVELRLSKNTVMGIVKRQRDQDDLKK is encoded by the coding sequence ATGTTTGCAGCCCCAATCTATGGATTCGAGTGCGAAATGACAACCCCTCAACTTCAACTGGGCAATGTCAGGACAGACCCAGGCATTGCAGCAGCTCAGGAGTGTGGTGTGAAATTTGGCCGACAGGCAGGCCAGAGAGTCAAAGCGGATCGTTATGAAGCCAGGGTTCTGAAGTTGAGAGCGGAGGGGAAGTCATACCGGGAGATTGCTGTTGAATTACGTCTCAGCAAAAACACTGTTATGGGTATTGTTAAGCGGCAGAGAGATCAAGACGATCTGAAAAAGTAG
- a CDS encoding LysR family transcriptional regulator, whose translation MPSTKSISGPLTQPTLPQLRALIAVVDAGGFGEAAAELNMSQSSLSEAVGKLEDLAGCSLLRRSARGTLPTPAGLRAVAHARAAVQAAGDVLLAAQDDSKLSGVLRVSSIRSAATHLLPPVLLAFRQQHPGVVVKLLDVERAGLGEEQVRSGQTDMALLEVEGGLAADLRLTPLLQDDYLFVAPESRGTLPVTVQELADAPLLLSSRSDRCFQRTEAYLGRFGISADRATEIDQDSVTLSMVRHGLGITLMPRLALSPVPAGLVTLPLPEPLTRSLVLAALPHRAGLPLIRAFTSALVDSLGSSSLAGQPV comes from the coding sequence ATGCCCTCCACGAAGTCCATTTCTGGCCCTCTGACCCAGCCGACCTTGCCACAGCTCCGGGCCTTGATTGCTGTGGTGGACGCCGGGGGCTTTGGCGAGGCAGCGGCGGAATTGAATATGTCTCAGTCATCGTTAAGCGAGGCGGTGGGCAAACTCGAAGACCTGGCGGGCTGCTCACTGCTGCGCCGAAGCGCCAGAGGCACACTGCCCACTCCTGCTGGGCTGCGCGCCGTGGCCCACGCTCGTGCTGCCGTGCAGGCTGCCGGGGATGTGTTACTGGCCGCTCAGGACGACAGCAAGTTGTCTGGGGTGCTGCGGGTGTCATCCATACGCTCGGCAGCCACCCATCTGTTACCACCCGTGCTGCTGGCCTTTCGGCAGCAGCACCCAGGGGTGGTGGTCAAACTGTTGGACGTGGAACGGGCTGGGCTCGGGGAAGAGCAGGTGCGGAGTGGGCAGACCGACATGGCGCTTTTAGAAGTCGAGGGCGGTTTGGCAGCAGACCTGCGACTGACGCCGCTGCTGCAAGACGATTACCTGTTTGTCGCCCCGGAGTCACGCGGCACGCTGCCCGTTACGGTGCAGGAACTGGCTGATGCGCCGCTGCTGCTGTCGTCCAGATCGGATCGATGCTTTCAGCGCACCGAGGCGTATCTGGGCCGTTTTGGCATTTCGGCGGACCGGGCCACCGAGATTGACCAGGACAGCGTGACGCTGAGCATGGTCCGGCACGGCCTGGGGATCACGCTCATGCCCCGGCTGGCGCTGTCGCCGGTACCCGCCGGGTTGGTGACGCTACCCCTGCCTGAACCGCTGACCCGCTCGCTGGTGCTGGCTGCGCTGCCCCACCGTGCCGGGTTGCCGCTGATCCGGGCCTTTACGTCGGCCCTGGTGGACTCTCTGGGCTCATCATCGCTGGCAGGACAACCCGTTTAG
- a CDS encoding ABC transporter permease, which yields MLWAELQKLRRSSLWLIAFFLPVLAVATGSINYAANRHTLTAGWSSATSQMMLFYGLLFFSVGVALIVATSWRSEHKGTNFYLLQTTSRSALHLFLAKLVAAWFPVVFMQLVFAVGGCLAGWLFLGLTGWPPTGYFTTLLLAGVAALPLIALQSLLSMWSKSFTTPVVLCLVLSLFSWIGLQGGALATLTSIVPQALITRTFSFGSSIVAESVRPSLSQLTTQGGLNLLLTAAFIWCSVWVMRVVKTR from the coding sequence ATGTTGTGGGCTGAACTCCAAAAACTTCGTCGCTCAAGCCTCTGGCTCATCGCCTTTTTCTTGCCCGTTTTGGCAGTTGCCACGGGCAGCATTAACTACGCCGCCAATCGTCACACGCTCACAGCAGGTTGGTCTTCGGCAACTTCGCAGATGATGCTCTTTTATGGCCTGCTGTTCTTTTCTGTGGGTGTGGCCCTGATCGTTGCCACCAGTTGGCGCAGCGAACATAAGGGAACCAATTTCTATCTCTTGCAAACCACCAGCCGTTCCGCGCTTCACCTCTTCCTGGCTAAGTTGGTAGCCGCGTGGTTCCCGGTCGTGTTCATGCAACTGGTTTTTGCCGTGGGAGGTTGCCTGGCTGGCTGGCTCTTTCTCGGTTTGACAGGCTGGCCCCCTACGGGTTACTTCACTACCTTGCTCCTCGCCGGGGTGGCGGCCCTTCCCCTTATTGCCCTGCAATCCCTGCTTTCGATGTGGAGCAAGTCCTTCACGACCCCCGTCGTCCTTTGTCTGGTGCTGAGTCTCTTTTCGTGGATCGGGTTACAGGGTGGTGCCCTCGCCACCCTCACGAGCATCGTCCCTCAGGCCCTGATCACGCGCACGTTCAGCTTCGGCTCAAGCATCGTCGCAGAAAGCGTACGCCCATCATTGAGTCAACTCACTACACAGGGTGGTTTGAATCTGCTCCTGACCGCAGCATTCATCTGGTGTTCTGTGTGGGTGATGCGGGTGGTGAAGACGCGCTAG
- a CDS encoding ABC transporter permease, with amino-acid sequence MRRALGLEFRKMRRLRTLPIALLLVAVLVALASGQLMAGGGTKTGASMLMSYTMVAAMISPIMAAVVASRQTEIEHSSGGWWWSPVGGIPVAQLCRAKLLATSLVMLGVVAVQTLLIVLIALAAGVSAGWNVGAWASYVLLLLLVNVAFLAVHTYLAARFDNQLLAVGVGILGGFAGIYSLLAPSALARVIPWGYYALISHTQFVQENGQFDVRYLTPEYPWIIGFVAVVLGLFTYLSKTLETVER; translated from the coding sequence ATGAGACGTGCCCTGGGGCTGGAATTCCGAAAAATGCGCCGGTTGCGTACCCTTCCTATCGCGTTGCTGCTGGTGGCTGTGCTTGTCGCGCTGGCGAGTGGGCAACTGATGGCCGGAGGCGGCACGAAAACTGGTGCCAGCATGCTGATGTCCTACACAATGGTGGCCGCCATGATTTCCCCCATCATGGCGGCAGTTGTCGCCAGTCGGCAAACGGAGATAGAGCATTCCAGCGGGGGCTGGTGGTGGTCTCCGGTTGGAGGCATTCCCGTGGCTCAACTTTGCCGCGCGAAACTGCTGGCCACCAGCCTGGTCATGCTGGGCGTGGTGGCTGTGCAGACGCTGCTGATCGTGCTGATTGCCTTGGCGGCTGGAGTGTCTGCGGGCTGGAATGTCGGGGCGTGGGCCAGCTATGTGCTGCTGCTGCTGCTGGTCAATGTGGCGTTCCTGGCCGTTCACACCTATCTGGCTGCCCGCTTCGACAATCAGTTGCTGGCGGTGGGCGTCGGTATCCTCGGCGGCTTTGCCGGGATCTACTCCCTGCTGGCTCCCTCGGCGCTGGCCCGCGTGATTCCCTGGGGATACTACGCCCTCATCTCCCACACGCAGTTCGTGCAGGAGAACGGACAATTTGATGTCCGTTACCTGACGCCGGAATATCCCTGGATCATCGGATTCGTTGCCGTCGTGCTGGGGCTGTTTACTTATCTCAGCAAGACACTAGAAACCGTAGAAAGGTAG